TGCTCTATTTTCAAACACCTCTTATGAGAAAAAATCTTCTTTTTCTCATCAAAATCTCAATATTTAGCGCAGTGGTAAGATGGTTTTTACTCTTTTTATATCCCGACTCTATATTTATCGCCTACTTTACGCAATCTTTGCACGCTTTTAGCTTTGCTCTATACTATTCTGCGGCTATTGCTTACTTATTTCAAATATATGAAAACAAAAAGTTAGCTCAACAATTTTTTGGTGGGATATCTTTTGGTCTAGGAGGTTTTATTGGAAGTATCTTAGCGGGAATTTTTTATGGAAAGTATATCTTTTTATACGCATCTTTCATCGCTCTTCTTAGTCTTCTTGTTATATTAAAGACGAAAAATAATAATTTATAATTTATTCTTATAATAAATATTTTCTAATGTTCAAAATATAACCATCATAACATATAATTGTTCAATTTTTATACAATTTTTAATATATTTAATAAATGTTTTTTTGTTTATTTTTGATTCTTATCAAATTTTTTATTTTTTTATCTATTATAATTATTTCGATATTTTAAGCTAAGAAAGGAGAGATTATGGCAGATTCAGTTGCTGTCTTGGATACCTTAAAGTTGGTTTATACCATTTACACACTTATAGCCATCTCACTTATAGGATGGTTTGCGATTCGTATAACACAAAATGGACAAAGTAAAGCTCCAAAACCGTCTATTTTTTATACATATATAGGTATCTTGGTCGTTATAGGTACAGGTTTACACTTCCTAACTTATCATACCGTTCCTTGGGTTCCTATAGACCTAAATAGAGCCAATCTAAAGGCACATAAAGTTTATAACATAACCTACAAAGATCACAAAATCATTTTGGAAGAGAAACCTATGATCGTAGAATGCGGCAAAAAAGTGATCTTTGAAGCGGTTAGCGAAGATTTAACTTACGGATTTGGAATATTTAGACAAAACCACTCGATGGTTGCCCAGATGCAGGTAGTTCCCGGAAGCAGAAACGACCTTATGTGGGAGTTTCATAAAAACGGTACTTACTATATTAGATCAACAGAATACTCCGGTCCAAAAGGATCACAAATGATTGTCCAAGACGCTATCAAAGTTATCGGTTGTTCACAAAATGATCCGTATGCGATGAAATAAGGAGGAGATATATGAGTTTAATGCAGACGCTTATAAATGGTTACGAAGGCGGGTTAAAACACGAAAATATGACCCCTATGCAAAAAATGGCTCTTAGATTTGTTGTTATTGGGCTACTATATTACGGACTTGCCTCATTAGAAGGTATGATAATGAGGCTTTATGAGATAAAACCTATACCTCTTATAGATGAAAAACATTTTTTCTCTATTATGACTGTACACCCAATGGTAGGAATATTCGGTTCTTCATATATGATAGTATTTGGCGCATTTTTATTTTTAGTTCCCTATCTTATGAAAAAGCCTATATATAGTCTCAAACTTGCCAATCTATCATGGCAAACGATTGCGGGTGGAACTTTTATAATGTGGCTTGCCGGATTTTTGTTTAGCTACGCTCCGTTGTACACTTTGTATTGGCCTTTACCTGTAGATTACGAGCAGTTTTCAACTATCGGCGGAATAGTCTATATAGTAGGTGTAGTCTTTATAATGATAGGAACATTTCTTTATACGTACAATGTTTTTAAAACTATTCTTTATACTCCGGAAGGTTGGGAAAAGCAGCCATCGATGGAGCTTTTAAAATCGGCTCTAGGTATCGAAGGGCTTTTAAACTTTTTTAGAAGAAGGAAAAAAGAGCATCTTGTATCTCTACCGATCGCTGCTATCTCAAGGGGTACAATCGATATGGGATTAAACGCTATCGTAATATCTTCAGCAGGAGTTTTGATTTTAATCTATCTTTTAGGCTCGGTTTTCGGAGTTGATTTAAAAGATACTTGGGTTGACGCACTTTTATACAAAAATATCTTTTGGTGGGGGCTTGATCTAATAGCTGATGGTCTTGTTTTAATCTTTGTAGCAGGAACATGGTATCTTTTAGCTATGCTTATAACAGGAAAAGATCTCTTTATGCAAAATATCGCTAGAGCGGCACTATTTGTAGAAATGGTCGTCTCTTGGACGGTTTGGTCGCATCACCTTATGTCGGATCAGGGACAATCTAACACTCTAAAAGTTCTCTCTGGCGAAATAGTAACCGCTTTTGAGCTTGTAACTCAAGGTATCGCAGTTTTTATTACACTAGTAACGCTCTATAGAGCTAGACCGCTCAAAATGAGTAACGAACTAAAGTTTTTGTTTGGAGGTATATTAGGATTTATGCTAGCCGTTCCAGCCGGTATTATTCAAGCGGATTTGGGTATGAACAGAATCCTTCACAATACACAATGGGTTATAGGAACGCATGTTCACGTGGCTATATTGGTTGGTCTTACTATGACACTCTATAGTGCCATTTACGTTTTATTTCCTATTTTAACAAACGGAACTAAACTTTACAGCCAAAAATTGGCAAACTGGCACTTTTGGCTACATCTAATAGGCGCTATCGGAATGGGTGCTTTTATGGGTATGGCAGGTATTGATGGTATGTTAAGACGTGCCATCTATACTAACGGTGAGTATAACACATATATGATATTGGCCGGGATTTTTGGAATTATGATTTTTGTAGCTTTCTTGATATTTTTATATAACATTGTTATGAGCATTGGCGTAAAAGGATTAGTTGGAATATACCAGCCAGCTACTACAAACACTAAAGATTGCGTTCCAACGCAAAAGGAGTCATAATGAAATATTTGATAGTCGTTTTAGCTCTAATAGCTATCGGAGTTATAGCCTTATTTGTCATCAAAAAAAGTATAGCCCTACTTCTAGCTGCTATAGTAGCTATAATAGCGGGTTACTTCTTCGCAGTCTCTACTATCGCCAAAGAGGAGTAGAGATTCAGGCTTTTGCCTGAATCCTATTTTGGTTGATAATAACATCTTTTTGGCGACTCTATCTTACCTTCCTCTTTTAGTTTTTTTATCGCTTTACTAACCTCTTTGGAGTCAACACCTAACTCTTTTGCTATATCTCCGGACTTAACAGGTTTATCCAACTCTTTCATCTTTTCTAAAACTTTCTCTTCTAAACTCATATTAACCTCCTACTATTTTAGTTTGATTGCCAATATTTAAAACTCATAACTTATACCCATCTTTTGAGTAAAATCGTACTCTTTTATATCTTTTGGCGGTTTAGAATCATAACTATATTTACTAAGTATCAATAAACTTAGCTTATCTGTCAATTTTACGCTAAACTCTAAAGAGCTAATACTCTCATAATCGCTAAATTTGTCAACTCTTGGTTGATAATATGATATAAAAGCCATTTTTACATTTTCATTAAATCTTTTTTTAAAACTAACATAGATATTTCCTCTAAAATAGTTATAGCTACCTTCATCTCTTATCTCTTCTTTCTCATAAAAAGCACCTATTCCTATATAAGCTTTACCGTTAACGTTATAAAATCTATATCTCTCTCCAACTCCCAAAAGAGCTCTAAATCTTTGATCTTTAAAATCGTCTCTTTGAATCTGTCCAAAAATTTCCCATACATTATCATTATCAATCTCAATCAATTTTCGAATATGTAAAAATGCTCTATCTTTGTTTTTTTCTCCTTTGCTCTCTCCATACTCATAATTGACAATAGCGTAGATTAACGAATCTATATCGTCTTTTTGGACTCTTGCCGATATACTAGTAGAGGTAGTATCTGTATTACCCCTATTTATCTCCAAAGAGATACCACCATCTGCACTTACTCCAGGCTCATTTTCTCCTATATCTTTCGGCTCTATAGAGATAATCGCAAAAGAGTAGTTAAAAACAATCAAAAAGAGTAAAATTTTTCTCATCTATTCTCCTTTTAAGAACGTTACGAACTCATTTTTGGAAAGTCTTTGTTTTTTGGAAGCCGGTTTTAATCTATATCCAAAAGTTAAAATCAGCGCTATCTCTTCTTTTTGGGTGTCTAGTTCAAAATATCTTTCTACCTCTTCTTTATCAAATCCTTCAATAGGACAGCTATCGATCCCGATAAAAGCAGCAGCACTCATCATATTTGCGGCCGCTATATAACACTGCTTTTTACACCAACAAGAGATATCCTGTTTTTTTAAAAACTCTTTGTATCTTTTTATATACGCTTTCGTAGAATCTTCGCTCAATCCTCTTCTAGCAAACATCTTTTTTATATACTCATCATCTAAAACGCTCTTTTTATCTATCTTTATAACGATCAAATGGCTACAGGTAGTTATCTGATTTTGATTCCAACATAGAGGTTTTAAATCTTTTTTTATCTTTTTGTCAGTAATAACCAAAAGTCGCCATGGTTCCATTCCAAATGAGCTTGGACTCAATCTAAAAGCTTCAAGGAGATAGTCTAAATCTTCATCGCTTATAACTTTTGTTTCGTCAAATATTTTACAAGCGTGCCTAAAATGCATCATATTTAAAAAAAGCTCTTTTTTATTCATAATCTACTCCATAACTTTTTATTTAGATTAAGCTCTTCTACCAATCCCACGGTAAACCTCAAAACTTTTATATAATCTTTGATAAGACCTATATCATAAAGTGATCGAAATATATAAGGCTCAAAACTCTCTATCGCCTCGATTGCAATAAAAATATGGTTATTTACAAACGAGATATATATACTCTTATCTAACGTTTTTTTCATTTTAACAATTTTTTCCATAAGATTTGGTGTAAGTATATATCTAGCTTCTATCTGATCACTGCTATAAACCACAAACTTCTTTTCAAATGCGGGGTTGTCCATTTTTACAAGCTTAAGTTCTCCTTTTTTTAAAATCTCTTGGAAAAACTGCCCGACAAAACCCATATATTTTTGTGCAATATCTGGATAAATTAAAGTTTTTCCATAAAAATTCTTATTGAAATCGGCCATAAAAAAGAGCCCTTTAAAAATTGTGTGCCAATGGATTTTTCCTTTTGAATCTTTTGTTTTATACTCCGTATGAATATCCGAAAATATTACAGAAACTCCCTCAATTTTTCCAACAACTAGATCATTACCTCTATATCTATCAAATCTTTTTGGAAAAAGGGAAGAGAGAATATAGAGACTTTGAGGGAAAGCACCATCTGGAGTATATTTTAGTTCTTTATCTATATGTGAGATAAGTTTTTTGACAATCTTATCTTTAAACTCTTTTTTATAACTTTTCGTCATTAGCCGCTGCATAAAAAAATATAGACTCAAAGCTATAATAGCCACTGCAACAATAGAGTCGATAGAACTATTACTCTTTATAAGGTAGAAGATAAAGAGTAAGGAGACCAAAAAGAGAGATAGCGCAAAAAGTTTTAATCTAAATGCAATTTTTTTTCTTCTTCCTTCAAAAACTTCTAGATATTTATCTAAATCGTTATAGTAGAGATCTAAAAGAGATGAAAATGAGTTCATGATTTAAACAGATTTTTTACGTCAACACTTTTTCTTTGATTCTTATCTATTTGAAACAGAGCTTTTCTTTTATATCCCATATATTTTGCCAAAATATTGGTAGGAAACATCTCTATCGCATTGTTAAAATCAGTCACCGCTTGATTGTACGCTCTTCTTGCCGCACTTATTTGTTCTTCAATCTCATTAAGGGTATGTTGAAGATGTAAAATATTTTTGTCCGCTTTTAACTCGGGGTAGTTCTCTACCGCTACGAATATATCTCCAAGAAGTCTGCTGATCTCTTGATCAGTCTCTATCTTTTGAATCTCGTCTAAATTTCTATCTAGTGCTTTTGACCTTAGTCTTGTCACCTTTTCAAG
This Nitrosophilus labii DNA region includes the following protein-coding sequences:
- a CDS encoding LemA family protein, with the translated sequence MEILIGLAVAILFAILMYNFLVSRKNQVDNISASVDALLKKRYDLIPNLVASVKEYMEYEKDLLEKVTRLRSKALDRNLDEIQKIETDQEISRLLGDIFVAVENYPELKADKNILHLQHTLNEIEEQISAARRAYNQAVTDFNNAIEMFPTNILAKYMGYKRKALFQIDKNQRKSVDVKNLFKS
- a CDS encoding NAD(P)H-dependent oxidoreductase, coding for MNKKELFLNMMHFRHACKIFDETKVISDEDLDYLLEAFRLSPSSFGMEPWRLLVITDKKIKKDLKPLCWNQNQITTCSHLIVIKIDKKSVLDDEYIKKMFARRGLSEDSTKAYIKRYKEFLKKQDISCWCKKQCYIAAANMMSAAAFIGIDSCPIEGFDKEEVERYFELDTQKEEIALILTFGYRLKPASKKQRLSKNEFVTFLKGE
- a CDS encoding HTH domain-containing protein; the protein is MSLEEKVLEKMKELDKPVKSGDIAKELGVDSKEVSKAIKKLKEEGKIESPKRCYYQPK
- a CDS encoding cbb3-type cytochrome c oxidase subunit I, whose protein sequence is MSLMQTLINGYEGGLKHENMTPMQKMALRFVVIGLLYYGLASLEGMIMRLYEIKPIPLIDEKHFFSIMTVHPMVGIFGSSYMIVFGAFLFLVPYLMKKPIYSLKLANLSWQTIAGGTFIMWLAGFLFSYAPLYTLYWPLPVDYEQFSTIGGIVYIVGVVFIMIGTFLYTYNVFKTILYTPEGWEKQPSMELLKSALGIEGLLNFFRRRKKEHLVSLPIAAISRGTIDMGLNAIVISSAGVLILIYLLGSVFGVDLKDTWVDALLYKNIFWWGLDLIADGLVLIFVAGTWYLLAMLITGKDLFMQNIARAALFVEMVVSWTVWSHHLMSDQGQSNTLKVLSGEIVTAFELVTQGIAVFITLVTLYRARPLKMSNELKFLFGGILGFMLAVPAGIIQADLGMNRILHNTQWVIGTHVHVAILVGLTMTLYSAIYVLFPILTNGTKLYSQKLANWHFWLHLIGAIGMGAFMGMAGIDGMLRRAIYTNGEYNTYMILAGIFGIMIFVAFLIFLYNIVMSIGVKGLVGIYQPATTNTKDCVPTQKES
- a CDS encoding DUF481 domain-containing protein, with the translated sequence MRKILLFLIVFNYSFAIISIEPKDIGENEPGVSADGGISLEINRGNTDTTSTSISARVQKDDIDSLIYAIVNYEYGESKGEKNKDRAFLHIRKLIEIDNDNVWEIFGQIQRDDFKDQRFRALLGVGERYRFYNVNGKAYIGIGAFYEKEEIRDEGSYNYFRGNIYVSFKKRFNENVKMAFISYYQPRVDKFSDYESISSLEFSVKLTDKLSLLILSKYSYDSKPPKDIKEYDFTQKMGISYEF
- a CDS encoding DUF3137 domain-containing protein: MNSFSSLLDLYYNDLDKYLEVFEGRRKKIAFRLKLFALSLFLVSLLFIFYLIKSNSSIDSIVAVAIIALSLYFFMQRLMTKSYKKEFKDKIVKKLISHIDKELKYTPDGAFPQSLYILSSLFPKRFDRYRGNDLVVGKIEGVSVIFSDIHTEYKTKDSKGKIHWHTIFKGLFFMADFNKNFYGKTLIYPDIAQKYMGFVGQFFQEILKKGELKLVKMDNPAFEKKFVVYSSDQIEARYILTPNLMEKIVKMKKTLDKSIYISFVNNHIFIAIEAIESFEPYIFRSLYDIGLIKDYIKVLRFTVGLVEELNLNKKLWSRL
- a CDS encoding cytochrome C oxidase subunit II → MADSVAVLDTLKLVYTIYTLIAISLIGWFAIRITQNGQSKAPKPSIFYTYIGILVVIGTGLHFLTYHTVPWVPIDLNRANLKAHKVYNITYKDHKIILEEKPMIVECGKKVIFEAVSEDLTYGFGIFRQNHSMVAQMQVVPGSRNDLMWEFHKNGTYYIRSTEYSGPKGSQMIVQDAIKVIGCSQNDPYAMK